Proteins from a genomic interval of Nocardia sp. BMG51109:
- a CDS encoding MFS transporter, translated as MDATPVAPPTRAADARLDRIPVVTRSHRIWVALLGIFFTFDLVDLNTFAYVAPALRSEWGLSITAVGAVTSVSFLGMFLGGLLGGRLADRFGRRPTILGSAVFYSTFSLLSAVSVNVEMLAVTRVLTGFGLQAMTGVLLVYVTEMFPREQRGRYQSLTLALGLLGVPIAAAVSRLLVPIGPGTWRWVFVIGAGGIVGVILSVRLLPESIRWQVAQGRAEEAEPVLAKLESEARGILGRDLPEPGPAVETAESGNIRELLRPPYLQRLTVASAVMICLILGFYGFSSWIPTLLVEDGYTQTESLNYSLVLAIGAVPGALLAWPLVDRFERKTLILGISLVVTVLLLAFGISSGAVLVMVIGFLINMLMQMLVAVLYTYLPEVFPTRLRGLGAGCANSVGRLSGAAGAFIVGGVYSGLGYTAVFLYLALVILLLGTLLALFGERTTRRRLEDVGSAPEPA; from the coding sequence ATGGACGCCACACCCGTCGCACCGCCGACCCGCGCGGCCGACGCCCGACTCGACCGGATCCCGGTCGTCACCCGCTCGCACCGCATCTGGGTGGCGCTGCTGGGAATCTTCTTCACCTTCGACCTGGTCGACCTGAACACGTTCGCCTACGTCGCGCCCGCCCTGCGCAGCGAATGGGGGCTGTCGATCACCGCCGTCGGCGCCGTGACCTCGGTGTCGTTCCTCGGCATGTTCCTCGGCGGGCTGCTCGGCGGCCGCCTCGCCGACCGATTCGGCCGGCGGCCGACCATCCTGGGCTCCGCGGTGTTCTACTCGACCTTCTCGCTGCTCTCGGCGGTGTCGGTGAACGTCGAGATGCTCGCCGTCACCCGGGTGCTGACCGGCTTCGGCCTGCAGGCCATGACCGGCGTGCTGCTGGTGTACGTCACCGAGATGTTCCCGAGGGAACAACGCGGCCGTTACCAATCGCTCACGCTCGCACTGGGATTGCTCGGGGTGCCGATCGCGGCGGCGGTGTCGCGGCTGCTGGTGCCGATCGGGCCCGGCACGTGGCGGTGGGTGTTCGTGATCGGCGCGGGCGGCATCGTCGGGGTGATCCTGTCGGTGCGACTGCTCCCGGAGTCGATCCGCTGGCAGGTCGCCCAGGGGCGTGCCGAGGAGGCCGAACCGGTGCTGGCGAAGCTGGAGTCCGAGGCCCGCGGGATCCTGGGCCGCGACCTGCCGGAACCGGGCCCGGCCGTGGAGACCGCGGAGTCCGGGAACATCCGCGAACTCCTGCGGCCGCCCTACCTCCAGCGGCTGACCGTCGCGTCCGCGGTGATGATCTGCCTCATTCTGGGGTTCTACGGGTTCAGCTCGTGGATCCCGACGCTGCTGGTCGAGGACGGCTACACGCAGACCGAGAGCCTGAACTACTCGCTGGTGCTGGCCATCGGCGCGGTGCCGGGCGCGCTGCTGGCCTGGCCGCTGGTGGACAGGTTCGAGCGTAAGACCCTCATCCTCGGGATCAGCCTGGTCGTCACCGTGTTGCTGCTGGCGTTCGGCATCTCGTCGGGGGCCGTGCTGGTCATGGTGATCGGCTTCCTGATCAACATGCTGATGCAGATGCTCGTGGCGGTGCTCTACACCTATCTACCGGAGGTCTTCCCGACCCGGCTGCGCGGGCTGGGCGCGGGATGCGCCAACAGCGTCGGGCGGCTGTCCGGTGCGGCGGGCGCGTTCATCGTGGGCGGGGTGTACTCGGGTCTGGGATACACCGCGGTCTTCCTCTATCTGGCCCTGGTCATCCTGCTGCTCGGCACGCTGCTGGCGCTGTTCGGCGAGCGCACGACCCGGCGCCGGCTCGAGGATGTCGGCTCGGCGCCCGAACCCGCGTAG
- a CDS encoding MaoC family dehydratase: MTVHTGWQGRFYEDFEVGDVYRHPLGRTISEADNTWFTLLTMNTHPAHFDAHYASQTPFGKVLVNSGLTIAMLIGMSVTDVSQRAVANLALTDVELTHPVFVGDTLYAESLCTGKRESASKPYAGLVEVHSRALNADGDECLSFDRTILLYRRSAAADIDSFPRAKNGPLSIEATGESK, encoded by the coding sequence GTGACGGTGCACACCGGATGGCAGGGACGTTTCTACGAGGATTTCGAGGTCGGTGACGTATACCGGCATCCGCTGGGCCGCACGATCAGCGAGGCCGACAACACCTGGTTCACCCTGCTCACCATGAACACCCACCCGGCCCACTTCGACGCGCACTACGCGTCGCAGACCCCGTTCGGGAAGGTGCTGGTCAACTCGGGTCTGACGATCGCCATGCTGATCGGCATGAGCGTCACCGACGTCAGCCAGCGCGCGGTGGCGAACCTGGCGCTGACCGATGTCGAGCTCACCCACCCGGTGTTCGTCGGCGACACCCTGTACGCGGAGTCGCTGTGCACGGGTAAGCGCGAATCGGCCTCGAAGCCGTATGCCGGGCTGGTCGAGGTGCACAGCCGGGCGCTGAACGCCGACGGCGACGAGTGCCTGTCGTTCGATCGGACGATCCTGCTGTACCGGCGCAGCGCGGCGGCGGATATCGATTCGTTCCCGCGGGCGAAGAACGGCCCGCTGTCGATCGAGGCGACCGGGGAATCGAAGTGA
- a CDS encoding CaiB/BaiF CoA-transferase family protein, with protein sequence MSGAEMRGGTTRLPLADVRIVAVEQYGAGPFGSVHLADLGAEVIKIEDPRIGGDVGRGVPPYAEDGDSLFFETFNRNKRSVTLDLSDPAGREAFEELVKVSDAVYSNLRGDVPTKMRITYADLEEINPRIVCCSLSGYGMTGPRSTQPGYDYMLQGLCGWMSVTGEPDGPPAKSGLSMVDYSGGLVAAISLLSGVHAARRDGVGMDCDVSLFDTALNMLTYLATWHLNEGFEPARTHNSAHPSLVPFQNFPTADSWIVIGCAKQKFWERLVEAMDSPAWAAEERFGTPALRYENSAECIERMEAELARRTTAEWLALLEERGVPCAPVNTVAQALDEEHTAARGMVVATEHPRFGAVRQVVSPVRAGRFRDDHRRAPRMGEDNRSVLCEIAGLSPERFDELAGRGAFGAAAPE encoded by the coding sequence ATGAGTGGTGCCGAAATGAGGGGCGGCACAACCCGTTTGCCGCTGGCGGACGTGCGCATCGTGGCGGTCGAACAGTACGGCGCCGGGCCCTTCGGCTCCGTGCACCTGGCCGACCTGGGCGCCGAGGTGATCAAGATCGAGGATCCGCGGATCGGCGGCGACGTGGGTCGCGGGGTGCCGCCCTACGCCGAGGACGGCGACTCGCTGTTCTTCGAGACCTTCAACCGCAACAAGCGGTCGGTGACCCTCGACCTGTCCGATCCCGCCGGCCGGGAGGCGTTCGAGGAGCTGGTGAAGGTCAGCGACGCGGTGTACTCGAATCTGCGCGGTGACGTGCCGACCAAGATGCGGATCACCTACGCCGATCTCGAGGAGATCAATCCGCGCATCGTGTGCTGCTCGCTGTCCGGGTACGGGATGACCGGGCCGCGCAGCACCCAGCCCGGCTACGACTACATGTTGCAGGGGCTGTGCGGCTGGATGTCGGTGACCGGTGAGCCGGACGGCCCGCCCGCCAAGTCCGGGCTGTCCATGGTCGACTACTCCGGCGGCCTGGTGGCGGCGATCTCGCTGCTGTCCGGGGTGCACGCCGCCCGCCGCGACGGCGTCGGAATGGATTGTGACGTCAGCCTTTTCGACACCGCCCTGAACATGCTCACCTACCTGGCGACCTGGCATCTGAACGAGGGCTTCGAACCGGCGCGCACGCACAACTCGGCGCATCCGAGCCTGGTGCCGTTCCAGAACTTCCCGACCGCGGACTCCTGGATCGTCATCGGCTGCGCCAAGCAGAAGTTCTGGGAGCGCCTCGTCGAGGCGATGGACAGCCCGGCCTGGGCGGCCGAGGAACGGTTCGGCACACCCGCGCTGCGCTACGAGAACTCGGCCGAATGCATCGAGCGCATGGAGGCCGAACTGGCCCGGCGCACGACCGCGGAATGGCTTGCGCTGCTGGAGGAACGCGGCGTGCCGTGCGCGCCGGTCAACACGGTGGCGCAGGCGCTGGACGAGGAGCACACCGCGGCCCGCGGCATGGTCGTCGCCACCGAGCACCCGCGGTTCGGCGCCGTGCGGCAGGTGGTGTCGCCCGTGCGCGCCGGCCGGTTCCGCGACGACCACCGCCGGGCCCCGCGCATGGGCGAGGACAACCGCTCGGTGCTGTGCGAGATCGCCGGCCTGTCACCCGAGCGGTTCGACGAGCTCGCCGGCCGCGGCGCCTTCGGT